In Wolinella succinogenes DSM 1740, a single genomic region encodes these proteins:
- a CDS encoding replicative DNA helicase: MQEYGIQIERSVLSSILFDPSRFEEISTKIDSKDFSYLPHRHIFEALKELHRLDLPLDEEFIVKKETPERPIDREELLYILGTNPISSIEAYVNEIKDRSIKRELHRLANTIREYSQKEELESEQILDHLESELYKISQDNENRDFKEAKEVTLATLEHIKKMKERGNTILIGVDTGFKELNKMTTGFGHGDLVIVAARPAMGKTTFVLNMAQKALDTGKGVAIFSLEMPAEQLMLRMLSAKTSISLQNLRVGNLQDEEWERLSRASDEMAKKPLFVDDNSSLTINQLRSKLRKLKSRHPEVGMAIIDYLQLMSGTGSRDRHLEVSEISRGLKMLARELEIPIIALSQLNRSLESRSDRRPMLSDLRESGAIEQDADIILFVYREAVYKMKDEKEKEEQAKKEGKEYRSNFVNKNEEEAEIIIGKQRNGPIGTVKLIFHKHCTRFVDFDKEVEIVFEEGKFDTNEAKIEMASI, encoded by the coding sequence ATGCAAGAATACGGAATCCAAATCGAACGATCGGTGCTAAGCTCCATCCTCTTTGACCCGAGTCGATTCGAAGAGATTAGCACTAAAATCGATTCTAAAGACTTCTCTTATCTCCCCCATCGTCATATTTTTGAGGCACTCAAAGAGCTTCATCGACTCGACCTTCCGCTAGATGAAGAGTTCATTGTCAAAAAAGAGACGCCTGAGCGTCCGATTGACCGAGAAGAGCTCCTCTATATTTTAGGCACCAATCCTATCTCTAGTATTGAGGCCTATGTCAACGAGATCAAAGATCGCTCCATCAAGCGTGAGCTCCACCGCCTTGCTAACACGATTCGCGAATATAGCCAAAAGGAAGAGCTAGAATCAGAGCAGATTCTTGACCACCTAGAGAGCGAGCTCTATAAAATCTCTCAAGACAACGAGAATCGTGACTTCAAAGAGGCCAAAGAGGTGACGCTCGCCACGCTAGAGCACATCAAAAAGATGAAAGAGCGGGGCAATACGATTCTCATCGGGGTGGATACAGGCTTTAAAGAGCTCAATAAAATGACCACGGGTTTTGGCCATGGAGATCTAGTCATTGTCGCAGCACGCCCAGCGATGGGCAAAACCACCTTTGTTCTCAATATGGCGCAAAAAGCGCTGGACACAGGCAAAGGAGTGGCGATCTTTTCTTTGGAGATGCCCGCTGAACAGCTGATGCTACGGATGCTTTCAGCCAAAACCTCCATTTCACTTCAAAATCTTCGGGTGGGGAATCTCCAAGACGAGGAGTGGGAGCGGCTCTCAAGGGCGAGTGATGAGATGGCTAAAAAACCTCTTTTTGTCGATGATAACAGCAGTCTCACGATTAACCAGCTTCGCTCCAAGCTTCGCAAGCTCAAATCGCGTCACCCTGAAGTGGGAATGGCGATTATTGACTACCTTCAGCTCATGAGCGGGACAGGAAGCCGTGATCGACACTTGGAGGTGAGCGAGATTAGCCGAGGGCTCAAGATGCTTGCTAGGGAGCTTGAGATTCCTATTATTGCCCTCTCGCAGCTCAATCGGAGCCTGGAGAGTCGAAGCGACCGAAGGCCAATGCTCTCCGACTTAAGAGAATCGGGCGCTATTGAACAGGACGCCGACATTATCCTTTTTGTCTATCGTGAGGCGGTTTACAAAATGAAAGATGAGAAAGAGAAAGAGGAGCAGGCCAAGAAAGAGGGCAAAGAGTATCGAAGCAACTTCGTGAATAAAAACGAAGAGGAGGCGGAGATCATCATTGGCAAGCAACGAAACGGCCCTATTGGAACCGTGAAGCTCATATTCCACAAGCACTGCACGCGATTTGTTGATTTTGATAAAGAGGTGGAGATTGTCTTTGAAGAGGGAAAATTTGACACCAATGAGGCAAAGATCGAGATGGCCAGCATCTGA
- a CDS encoding ComEC/Rec2 family competence protein yields the protein MALLVGLLSWGFEYHAFKKLREEPKNRLQAQVLLQYTKKDEKGERIVLKLRTQEGVQFYTTTKEPLQDLTFRYVSLTILPQKITFLDYLKGFYAPSYWIILRPERDFRGPLRAWIEGQHKEALAGSLYRTLFLADPLEKSLREGASRLGISHLLAISGFHLGVLSGVLWGIFWFPYRFLQRRFFPYRNAFYDLGALTLLCMFGYLLLLGGSPSFLRALAMGVWGYFLLHRGVKILSFSSLLAVGIMLVALFPRLLFSVGFFLSMMGVFLIFLHLRHTAHLKGWVNFILLNLCLYFWMLIPVHSIFETFSPYQLFSPLLTMLFTLFYPLALFLHLVGGGGMGDDWVLFGLLGGYESISVRATWPWMAGYGILALLAMRYLWAYVGFGALCMSFFFYAIYLFLG from the coding sequence GTGGCTCTTTTGGTGGGGCTTCTCTCTTGGGGTTTTGAATATCATGCCTTTAAAAAGCTAAGAGAAGAGCCAAAGAATCGCCTCCAAGCCCAAGTGCTCCTGCAATACACTAAAAAAGATGAGAAGGGCGAGCGAATCGTGCTCAAACTTCGCACCCAAGAGGGAGTGCAGTTTTACACCACCACCAAAGAGCCTCTGCAAGATCTTACTTTTCGCTATGTTTCACTCACGATTCTTCCTCAAAAGATCACCTTTTTGGACTATCTTAAAGGCTTTTATGCCCCCTCGTATTGGATCATCTTGCGCCCTGAGCGTGACTTTAGAGGGCCTTTGAGGGCGTGGATAGAGGGGCAGCATAAAGAGGCGCTCGCCGGGAGCCTCTATCGCACCCTCTTTTTGGCCGATCCTTTGGAGAAGTCACTTCGAGAGGGGGCGTCAAGGCTTGGAATCTCGCATCTTTTAGCCATTAGCGGATTTCATTTAGGGGTGCTCTCTGGAGTGCTTTGGGGAATCTTTTGGTTTCCCTATCGCTTTTTGCAGAGACGATTCTTTCCCTATCGAAACGCTTTTTATGATCTAGGCGCGCTCACGCTTCTTTGTATGTTTGGCTATCTCCTTTTGCTTGGGGGCTCGCCCTCTTTTTTGAGAGCATTGGCGATGGGGGTTTGGGGCTATTTTTTGCTTCACAGGGGGGTGAAGATTCTCTCTTTTAGCTCGCTTTTGGCGGTGGGAATCATGCTTGTAGCCCTTTTCCCAAGACTTCTTTTTTCTGTTGGATTTTTCCTCTCGATGATGGGTGTTTTTCTCATCTTTCTCCATTTGCGGCACACAGCCCATCTCAAAGGATGGGTCAATTTTATTTTGTTGAATCTCTGCCTCTATTTTTGGATGCTCATCCCTGTGCACTCTATTTTTGAGACCTTTTCGCCCTATCAGCTCTTCTCGCCACTCCTTACGATGCTCTTCACTCTTTTTTATCCCCTCGCCCTTTTTTTGCATCTTGTCGGCGGAGGAGGCATGGGGGATGATTGGGTGCTCTTTGGGTTGCTTGGGGGTTATGAGAGCATAAGCGTGCGCGCTACTTGGCCATGGATGGCTGGCTATGGAATCCTTGCGCTCTTGGCGATGCGCTACCTTTGGGCGTATGTGGGCTTTGGGGCGCTCTGTATGAGCTTCTTTTTCTACGCTATTTATCTATTTTTGGGATGA
- a CDS encoding DUF502 domain-containing protein, with the protein MEDIFRRISKGLLTILPFVILVWIFSFVYKMLAGIFFYLFGMTDSNLFATLFIMFCSLVILFYIGFLVEKNREFLLLKFTELVIERIPVVKGVYATVKDLIKIFSGGDKENYLGVAYVAFGGSKLIGFITKEEEDGYWIFVPTTPNPTTGLLLKIKKEEVELSNMSISDGFKKIISLGVK; encoded by the coding sequence ATGGAGGATATTTTTCGGCGTATTAGCAAGGGATTGCTCACGATTCTTCCTTTTGTGATTCTGGTTTGGATATTCTCTTTTGTCTATAAAATGTTGGCGGGGATCTTCTTCTATCTCTTTGGAATGACGGATAGCAACCTCTTTGCCACGCTCTTTATCATGTTCTGTTCGCTTGTGATTCTCTTTTATATTGGCTTTTTGGTGGAGAAGAATCGGGAGTTTTTGCTTTTGAAGTTCACTGAATTGGTCATTGAACGTATCCCCGTGGTCAAAGGGGTCTATGCGACGGTTAAAGATTTGATCAAAATCTTCTCTGGCGGCGACAAAGAGAACTACCTAGGCGTGGCCTATGTTGCCTTTGGGGGGAGCAAGCTGATTGGCTTTATCACCAAAGAGGAGGAGGATGGCTATTGGATATTTGTGCCCACTACGCCCAACCCCACCACGGGACTCCTGCTCAAGATCAAAAAAGAGGAGGTTGAACTCTCGAACATGAGCATCTCCGATGGCTTTAAAAAGATCATCTCCTTGGGGGTCAAGTAG
- the mqnP gene encoding menaquinone biosynthesis prenyltransferase MqnP: protein MNFSKVLQTLKNFNELVMFQHTIFSLPFIFIAMITAAGGWFGWKLLLLGLGAAVSARNFAMAFNRWCDRDIDAKNPRTASRPSVDGRVGGGKMVLFILGNGALFVGVAYLINDLAFKLSLPILGILALYSVMKRFSFLAHLILGLSLALAPIAGVIAVSESVPLWSLFLSLGVLFWVAGFDVLYSLQDIEFDKNEGLHSIPSRFGEKKAILLSRIFHLFTLFFWFLFVIFAPLGQIMLFAWAFCVMMLGYEHYLVSQDFRNIPKAFFTVNGYLGIVFLTFCIADRAL, encoded by the coding sequence ATGAACTTCTCTAAGGTGCTTCAGACGCTAAAAAATTTCAATGAGCTGGTGATGTTCCAGCATACGATCTTCTCGCTTCCCTTTATTTTTATTGCCATGATCACAGCTGCAGGCGGGTGGTTTGGCTGGAAGCTACTCCTTCTTGGCCTAGGGGCAGCGGTGAGCGCGAGGAACTTCGCCATGGCGTTTAATCGATGGTGTGATCGAGATATTGACGCCAAAAATCCTCGAACTGCCTCTAGACCTAGCGTGGATGGACGCGTAGGGGGAGGCAAGATGGTGCTTTTTATTTTGGGTAATGGAGCGCTATTTGTGGGGGTCGCCTATCTCATTAATGATCTCGCCTTCAAGCTCTCTCTGCCTATTTTGGGTATCTTGGCACTCTATTCGGTGATGAAACGATTCTCCTTTTTGGCGCATCTCATCCTAGGGCTCTCCCTAGCGCTCGCTCCTATCGCGGGAGTGATCGCGGTGAGCGAGAGCGTGCCTCTTTGGTCGCTCTTTCTCTCTTTGGGTGTGCTCTTTTGGGTGGCAGGCTTTGATGTGCTCTACTCCTTGCAGGATATAGAATTTGACAAAAACGAGGGGTTGCACTCTATTCCCTCGCGCTTTGGCGAAAAAAAAGCGATTCTTCTCTCTAGAATCTTTCATCTGTTCACGCTCTTTTTCTGGTTCCTCTTTGTCATCTTTGCCCCTTTAGGGCAGATCATGCTTTTTGCATGGGCCTTCTGTGTCATGATGCTTGGGTATGAGCATTACTTGGTGAGTCAGGATTTTAGGAATATTCCCAAGGCCTTCTTCACTGTCAATGGCTATCTTGGAATCGTCTTTTTAACCTTTTGTATTGCGGATAGAGCGCTATGA
- a CDS encoding DUF6115 domain-containing protein, with translation MLEGSMTWIMAGGGALFLLLLLAYLYLKEMETNKRLRHFEKSIEELNKQLYKLQKKIKEDEVESEFSSSALSHSLRQEVKEAVNNAAAGIYQSVERVEALWMEHRDRVDEKIVMLEERVKEMGYFPTSPNGVDEARILSMFKDGWSIDSIAKELRIGKGEVEFTLKLANIE, from the coding sequence ATGCTAGAGGGAAGTATGACATGGATCATGGCGGGCGGTGGAGCGCTCTTTTTACTCTTGCTTTTGGCCTACCTCTATCTCAAGGAGATGGAGACCAACAAGCGGCTTCGCCACTTTGAAAAGTCGATTGAAGAGCTCAATAAGCAGCTCTATAAGCTCCAAAAAAAGATCAAAGAGGATGAGGTGGAGAGCGAGTTCTCTAGCTCCGCGCTGAGCCACTCCCTGCGCCAAGAGGTGAAAGAGGCGGTGAATAATGCCGCGGCTGGAATCTATCAGAGTGTTGAGAGGGTCGAGGCGCTCTGGATGGAGCATCGAGACAGGGTGGACGAGAAGATCGTGATGCTAGAGGAGAGGGTCAAAGAGATGGGCTATTTCCCCACCAGCCCCAATGGAGTGGATGAGGCGCGAATCCTTAGCATGTTCAAGGATGGATGGAGTATCGATTCTATCGCCAAAGAGCTCCGCATTGGCAAGGGAGAGGTGGAGTTCACCCTCAAGCTCGCTAATATTGAGTGA
- a CDS encoding queuosine precursor transporter, which produces MSSKSFYFSSILFAALIVLSNFTVQYSINDYLTYGALTYPFTFLLADVLSERYAKEEVLKVVRLGIVLAFVPSLLASDWRIALASVGAFFIAQPLDVYLFYYLKEKFPKLWWLRNNGSTMLSQWVDTMIFFHVAFLFVMPWPNVIMLALGDYAIKILLALLDTPLFYLLAIRVQKRLGIKR; this is translated from the coding sequence TTGAGTTCTAAGAGTTTTTACTTCTCATCGATTCTTTTTGCTGCATTAATTGTGCTCTCTAACTTCACCGTCCAATACTCCATTAATGACTATTTGACCTACGGAGCCCTCACCTATCCCTTCACCTTTTTGCTTGCGGATGTGCTCTCGGAGCGTTACGCCAAAGAGGAGGTGCTCAAAGTGGTGCGACTGGGAATCGTGCTCGCCTTTGTCCCCTCGCTCTTGGCATCGGATTGGAGAATTGCTTTGGCTTCGGTGGGTGCCTTTTTTATTGCTCAGCCCCTAGATGTCTATCTTTTTTACTATCTCAAAGAGAAATTTCCTAAGCTTTGGTGGTTGCGCAATAATGGAAGCACTATGCTTTCTCAGTGGGTGGACACAATGATCTTTTTCCATGTGGCATTCTTATTTGTCATGCCTTGGCCTAATGTGATCATGTTGGCCTTGGGGGATTATGCGATCAAGATTCTCCTCGCGCTTTTGGATACGCCCCTCTTCTACCTTTTGGCGATTCGCGTGCAGAAGAGGCTTGGAATTAAGCGCTAG
- a CDS encoding peptidylprolyl isomerase — translation MFFRKEIKEFKKSPEELKKLQYAVISTEKGDIKLALFPNEAPQAVSNFAELAESGFYDGLSFHRVIPGFVAQGGCPEGTGTGGPGYAIRCEVKNNPHKHLKGALSMAHAGRDTGGSQFFLCFAPQPHLDGEHTVFGQIDPQDGESMKALDRLKQGDKITKVVISEHA, via the coding sequence ATGTTTTTCAGGAAAGAGATCAAGGAGTTTAAAAAGAGCCCCGAGGAGCTAAAAAAGCTCCAATACGCCGTTATTTCAACCGAAAAGGGCGACATCAAGCTTGCTCTCTTCCCCAACGAGGCTCCCCAAGCAGTGAGCAACTTTGCTGAGCTTGCCGAGAGTGGCTTTTATGATGGACTGAGCTTCCATCGTGTCATCCCCGGCTTTGTCGCTCAAGGCGGATGTCCCGAGGGCACAGGAACAGGCGGTCCTGGCTATGCTATTCGATGCGAAGTGAAAAACAACCCCCACAAACACCTCAAAGGAGCCCTCTCCATGGCTCACGCTGGACGCGACACGGGCGGAAGTCAATTTTTCCTCTGCTTTGCCCCTCAGCCTCATCTTGATGGTGAGCATACCGTCTTTGGACAGATTGACCCACAAGATGGCGAAAGCATGAAGGCGCTAGATAGGCTCAAGCAGGGCGATAAGATCACCAAAGTGGTGATCTCTGAGCACGCCTAA
- the gyrA gene encoding DNA gyrase subunit A has translation MSDLLSNNEDIKEVNIEDSVKESYLDYSMSVIVGRALPDARDGLKPVHRRILYAMHELGVGARAAYKKSARIVGDVIGKYHPHGDTAVYDALVRMAQDFSMRLELVDGQGNFGSIDGDNAAAMRYTEARMTQASEEILRDIEKETVDFVSNYDDTLKEPDVLPSRIPNLLVNGSNGIAVGMATNIPPHRLDEVVEALIHLIDHPQAELEDLMGFVEGPDFPTGGIIYGKQGIIEAYRTGRGRIRVRAKTHIEKNKTKDVIVIDEVPYQTNKARLVEQIAELAKEKVIEGIAEVRDESDREGIRVVIELKKDAMSEIVLNHLFKSTAMETTFGIILLAIHNKEPKIFTLLELLNLFLNHRKTVVIRRTIFELEKAKARAHILEGLRIALDHIDEIVSLIRASSDAKEAKEGLMARFGLSEIQSQAILDMRLQRLTGLEREKIENEYQELLKEIERLTAILRSEEKLNEIIKQELIEIREKFSTKRKTTIEEDYESIDIEDLIPNEPTVVTMSHRGYVKRVPLRSYEKQNRGGKGKISGNTHDDDFIESFFVSNTHDTILFITDKGQLYWLKVYRIPEAGRTAIGKAVVNLIQIGADEKIMATITTQDFNEDKSLMFFTKNGIVKRSNLSEFKNIRSVGIRAINLDDNDELVTARIIDSNVKEIFVATYKGMCIRFPVEDIREIGRVARGVTGIRFKEDEDYVAGATTIGDEKEELLTVSEKGIGKRTEAEEYRLQSRGGKGVIAMKLTPKTGQLVGVVNVDESMDLMLLTSTGKMIRVDMQTIRKAGRNTSGVIIVNVSDDKVVSIARCPKEENPEEEASDEGLLSPEA, from the coding sequence ATGAGCGATTTGCTGAGCAATAACGAGGACATCAAAGAGGTCAATATTGAGGATTCCGTCAAGGAGAGCTACCTAGACTACTCCATGAGCGTCATCGTGGGGCGAGCCCTCCCTGATGCGAGAGATGGCCTCAAGCCCGTCCACCGAAGAATCCTTTACGCGATGCATGAGCTAGGCGTGGGCGCTAGGGCAGCCTACAAAAAGAGCGCGAGAATCGTGGGAGATGTGATCGGTAAGTATCACCCTCACGGAGATACAGCGGTCTATGACGCGTTGGTGCGGATGGCTCAGGATTTCTCCATGCGACTTGAGCTCGTCGATGGGCAGGGAAACTTTGGCTCTATCGATGGGGATAACGCCGCGGCGATGCGATACACCGAGGCGCGCATGACGCAGGCAAGCGAAGAGATTCTTCGAGATATTGAAAAAGAGACGGTCGATTTTGTCTCCAACTATGATGACACGCTCAAAGAGCCCGATGTGCTTCCTAGCCGTATTCCTAACCTCCTTGTCAACGGCTCCAATGGAATCGCCGTAGGGATGGCGACCAACATCCCTCCGCACCGTTTAGATGAAGTGGTCGAGGCGCTTATCCACTTGATTGATCATCCTCAAGCCGAGCTTGAGGATTTGATGGGCTTTGTTGAGGGTCCTGATTTCCCCACGGGAGGAATCATCTATGGCAAGCAGGGGATTATCGAAGCCTACCGCACGGGTCGAGGACGAATCAGGGTGCGTGCTAAGACTCATATCGAGAAGAACAAAACCAAAGATGTCATCGTCATTGATGAGGTCCCCTACCAGACTAACAAAGCCAGACTTGTGGAGCAGATCGCCGAGCTCGCCAAAGAGAAGGTGATTGAAGGAATCGCCGAAGTGCGTGATGAGAGCGACAGGGAAGGGATTCGGGTCGTCATTGAGCTCAAAAAAGACGCCATGAGCGAGATTGTCCTCAACCACCTCTTTAAATCCACCGCGATGGAGACCACCTTTGGAATCATTTTGCTGGCGATTCACAACAAAGAGCCCAAAATCTTCACGCTCCTAGAGCTGCTCAATCTCTTCCTCAACCACCGCAAAACCGTGGTCATCCGCCGAACGATTTTTGAGCTGGAGAAGGCTAAGGCGCGCGCTCATATCCTAGAGGGGCTTAGAATCGCGCTGGATCATATTGATGAGATCGTTTCCCTTATTCGAGCCTCTAGCGATGCCAAGGAGGCTAAAGAGGGGTTGATGGCGCGCTTTGGGCTTAGCGAGATTCAATCTCAAGCCATTTTGGATATGCGCCTTCAGCGACTCACGGGGCTAGAGCGGGAAAAGATCGAGAATGAATATCAAGAGCTCCTCAAAGAGATCGAACGACTCACGGCGATTCTTCGTAGCGAAGAGAAGCTCAATGAGATCATCAAGCAAGAGCTCATCGAGATTCGGGAGAAATTTTCCACTAAGCGAAAGACTACCATTGAAGAGGATTATGAGAGTATTGATATTGAAGACCTCATCCCCAATGAGCCCACCGTGGTCACCATGAGTCATCGAGGTTATGTCAAGCGCGTTCCTCTGCGCTCCTACGAGAAGCAAAATCGTGGCGGCAAAGGCAAAATCTCTGGCAATACCCATGATGATGACTTCATTGAGAGCTTCTTTGTCTCCAATACCCATGACACGATTCTCTTTATCACTGACAAAGGGCAGCTCTACTGGCTCAAAGTCTATCGGATTCCTGAGGCGGGGCGAACGGCCATTGGCAAGGCGGTGGTCAACCTCATTCAGATTGGAGCGGATGAGAAGATCATGGCGACCATCACCACTCAAGATTTCAATGAGGATAAGTCGCTCATGTTCTTCACTAAAAATGGTATCGTGAAGCGAAGCAATCTGAGCGAATTCAAAAATATTCGAAGCGTTGGAATCAGGGCGATTAATTTGGATGACAATGATGAGCTTGTGACGGCTAGAATTATCGATTCCAATGTTAAAGAGATCTTTGTGGCGACCTACAAAGGAATGTGCATCCGCTTCCCCGTCGAGGATATTCGCGAGATTGGCCGAGTGGCGCGCGGCGTGACGGGAATTCGCTTCAAAGAGGATGAGGATTATGTGGCAGGCGCGACCACGATTGGTGATGAGAAAGAGGAGCTACTCACGGTGAGTGAGAAGGGAATTGGCAAGCGCACCGAAGCGGAAGAGTATCGCTTGCAGTCTCGTGGCGGCAAGGGAGTCATTGCGATGAAGCTCACGCCTAAAACGGGTCAGCTTGTGGGCGTGGTGAATGTCGATGAGAGCATGGATTTGATGCTTCTCACCAGCACGGGCAAGATGATTCGTGTCGATATGCAGACCATCCGCAAGGCGGGCAGAAACACTAGCGGAGTTATTATCGTGAATGTGAGCGATGATAAAGTGGTCTCCATTGCGCGATGTCCAAAAGAAGAGAATCCTGAAGAAGAGGCCAGCGATGAAGGACTTCTCTCTCCTGAAGCCTAA
- a CDS encoding sigma-54-dependent transcriptional regulator has protein sequence MKIAIVEDDINMRKSLEIALGEYPEFEILSFKSAKDALKKLDETIDLIVTDINMPGMDGIEFLERLEGRYEAIIITGNATLNKAIESIRLGVKDFLTKPFEIETLVRAIRRSQKVQAIQKSRPKSSPTSASAQGAFIASSPALEGALRIIQKAALTDASILLLGESGVGKELFASHIHALSPRKNSPFIAINMAAIPDNLLESELFGYEKGAFTDATEGRAGKIEAANGGTLFLDEIGEMPLGLQAKILRVLQEKEVVRLGSHKPIKVEFRVVAATNANIKEKIRLGEFREDLFFRLQTIPVKIPPLRERREEIMPLCTWRLQKVCEQYDLNLKSLSSSAQRELLGYEWPGNIRELLSVVERAAILSEGEEISCEDLFLSSRESGGNRVENLERDLLQEVLLSASTLQESAQILGISEEMLKNKMAKYAIQSSLFKG, from the coding sequence ATGAAAATCGCCATCGTAGAAGACGATATCAATATGCGCAAATCTTTGGAGATCGCTCTAGGCGAGTATCCAGAGTTTGAGATTCTCTCTTTTAAAAGCGCCAAGGATGCGCTCAAAAAGCTTGATGAGACGATTGATCTTATTGTCACGGACATCAATATGCCCGGCATGGATGGAATCGAGTTTTTAGAGCGCCTGGAGGGGCGTTATGAGGCGATCATTATCACAGGGAACGCAACGCTTAACAAGGCGATTGAATCGATTCGCCTAGGGGTGAAGGATTTTCTCACTAAGCCTTTTGAGATTGAGACGCTCGTGAGGGCGATTAGGCGCAGTCAAAAAGTGCAGGCGATTCAAAAGAGCCGACCCAAAAGCTCTCCGACTTCAGCCTCCGCCCAAGGCGCATTCATCGCCTCTTCGCCTGCTCTAGAGGGGGCGCTTAGGATCATCCAAAAGGCGGCTTTAACGGACGCTTCGATTCTTCTTTTGGGGGAGAGCGGCGTGGGCAAAGAGCTGTTTGCTTCTCATATTCACGCCCTCTCGCCGAGGAAAAACTCTCCCTTTATTGCCATCAATATGGCGGCAATTCCTGATAATCTCTTAGAATCGGAGCTCTTTGGATACGAGAAGGGGGCGTTCACGGATGCCACCGAGGGGCGTGCAGGAAAGATTGAGGCGGCTAATGGCGGGACACTCTTTTTGGATGAGATTGGCGAGATGCCTCTAGGCTTGCAAGCAAAGATTTTACGGGTTTTGCAAGAGAAAGAGGTGGTGAGGCTGGGAAGTCATAAGCCCATCAAAGTGGAGTTTCGTGTCGTGGCAGCCACGAACGCCAACATTAAAGAGAAGATACGACTAGGAGAGTTCAGAGAGGATCTCTTTTTCCGTTTGCAGACCATTCCTGTCAAGATTCCCCCCTTAAGAGAGCGAAGAGAGGAGATCATGCCTCTTTGCACTTGGAGGCTTCAGAAGGTGTGTGAGCAGTATGACCTGAACCTAAAGAGCCTAAGCTCAAGCGCGCAGAGAGAGCTTTTGGGCTATGAGTGGCCAGGAAATATTCGAGAGCTCCTCTCGGTGGTGGAGCGAGCGGCAATTTTGAGCGAAGGAGAGGAGATCAGCTGTGAAGATCTCTTTTTGAGCAGTCGTGAGAGCGGAGGGAATAGAGTCGAGAATCTGGAGCGCGATCTATTGCAAGAGGTGCTACTCTCTGCCTCGACTCTTCAGGAGTCAGCTCAAATTTTAGGCATCTCTGAAGAGATGTTAAAAAACAAAATGGCAAAATACGCCATCCAATCATCACTATTCAAAGGATAA
- a CDS encoding aspartate-semialdehyde dehydrogenase: MKRYNVAVVGATGAVGEEIFKILEERNFPVENLLPLASARSVGAEVQFAGKNYKVVELTEEVFEKHHVDIAFFSAGGSVSAKFAPYAAQAGAVVIDNTSHFRMDEDVPLVVPEVNPEDIALWRKRGIIANPNCSTIQMVQVLKPLHDAFEIERVDVSTYQATSGAGKKGMEELVYQMQKFFDFTLSECEPEVFAHQIALNLIPHIDVFQENGYTKEEMKMVKETNKIMHSHFAVSATCVRVPVLRSHSESITIRFKNSADAKEAREILSKAPSVVVMDEPLAKKYPMPSIATDTDETYVGRIRNDIYDEKILHLWCVADQIRVGAATNAVRIAQKWVEIEGEK; this comes from the coding sequence ATGAAGCGATATAATGTAGCCGTTGTTGGAGCCACTGGAGCGGTCGGAGAAGAGATTTTCAAAATCCTTGAAGAGCGTAATTTCCCCGTGGAAAACCTCCTTCCTCTAGCGAGCGCTAGAAGCGTGGGGGCTGAGGTGCAGTTTGCAGGCAAGAACTATAAGGTGGTCGAGCTCACCGAAGAGGTTTTTGAGAAGCATCATGTCGATATCGCCTTCTTTAGCGCTGGGGGCAGCGTGAGTGCGAAGTTTGCCCCCTATGCCGCCCAAGCAGGCGCAGTGGTGATTGATAACACCAGCCATTTCCGAATGGATGAGGATGTGCCTTTGGTCGTGCCAGAGGTCAATCCCGAAGATATCGCCCTCTGGCGCAAGCGAGGAATCATCGCCAACCCTAACTGCTCCACTATTCAGATGGTGCAGGTGCTCAAGCCCCTTCACGATGCTTTTGAGATTGAGCGCGTGGATGTGAGCACCTATCAAGCGACAAGCGGCGCAGGCAAAAAAGGGATGGAAGAGCTTGTCTATCAGATGCAAAAATTCTTTGATTTCACTCTCTCAGAGTGTGAGCCCGAAGTGTTTGCTCACCAAATCGCGCTCAATCTCATCCCTCATATTGATGTGTTCCAAGAGAATGGTTACACCAAAGAGGAGATGAAGATGGTCAAAGAGACCAATAAAATCATGCATAGCCACTTTGCTGTGAGTGCGACTTGCGTGCGAGTTCCTGTACTAAGAAGCCATAGTGAATCGATCACGATTCGCTTTAAAAACAGTGCTGACGCCAAAGAGGCGCGCGAAATTCTCTCCAAAGCTCCCAGCGTGGTAGTGATGGATGAGCCCTTGGCGAAAAAATACCCCATGCCCTCCATCGCCACAGACACTGATGAGACTTATGTCGGAAGAATCCGCAACGATATCTACGATGAGAAGATTCTTCATCTCTGGTGTGTGGCGGATCAGATTCGCGTAGGAGCGGCGACTAATGCCGTGCGAATCGCCCAAAAATGGGTAGAGATCGAGGGGGAGAAGTAA